The Phaeocystidibacter marisrubri DNA segment GGTAATCAACGAAATCACTATTGGAACACCGCTTCGAACCGTCCTGAATCCAGTGTATTATCCCCCATACCCTTACTATTATGAAAGACTTATTGAAAAGCATCAAAGCCGAAACCAGTAACACCTTCAGCAGAACTTTCGAGGTTACTGCTCCAAAAGCCGATTCCAACGGCAAACTGAAGCTTTGGGAACTCCTTCAAGAGATTGAAGAAAGCACCAAAGAACCGTGTCAAACACTCATCAGTGTTGCACCTGAATACGAGAAATTCAGAAGACGCGTAGAACTCGACAAGTTTGATGACGCCCAAGTTGGCGACACTGTAGAACTTCTCGCACGCTTCTACTCCTCCGAAAAAAGACAAGTAAAACTGCGGGTATTTGTCCGCATACTAAAAGGCCCGAAGCGAACCTCAAAGGTTGCCCGGGCCGAATATATGTTTGAAGCTGTTCACGAAAATCAACTCGCGAAAGCTGGTTGAAGTTTAAGATAGAACAACTCCAACAGGACAGTGATCGGAGCCTTCAACTTCATTGAGGATGAAGGCTTCTTTCACTTTGCTCTCCAAGCTTTCCGAAACGAGGAAGTAATCCAAGCGCCAGCCAATATTCTTCTCTCTTGCTCCTCCTCGGTAACTCCACCAAGAGTATTTCACCTCATCAGGATGAAGAGAACGGAATGTATCAATCATACCTGACTCCAAAAAGCGAGTCATCCCATCAATTTCAGTTTGAGTATAACCCGCCGTTTTGTTGTAGTTCGACTTCGGGCGGGCAATGTCAATCTCACGATGAGCTACGTTTAAGTCGCCACACCAAATCACGGGTTTAGATTCTTCCAATCCTTTTAAGTAATTCAGCATCGCTACATCCCATTCACTGCGATAAT contains these protein-coding regions:
- a CDS encoding exodeoxyribonuclease III, with product MKYVSWNVNGVRAVAKKGFAEAVKAMEVDAICLQETKATPEQVEEAVAELEEYSVYAVGAERKGYSGTAILTKVKPLSVSYGIGIEEHDTEGRVITCEFDEHYLVTTYVPNSGNGLKRLDYRSEWDVAMLNYLKGLEESKPVIWCGDLNVAHREIDIARPKSNYNKTAGYTQTEIDGMTRFLESGMIDTFRSLHPDEVKYSWWSYRGGAREKNIGWRLDYFLVSESLESKVKEAFILNEVEGSDHCPVGVVLS